In the Planktothrix serta PCC 8927 genome, one interval contains:
- a CDS encoding AAA family ATPase encodes MNMISSNLKSFSVYGLFGTNDVHIPFDKNIKILIGENGLGKTQVLNMFYYTLCKKFEKLIDYCFDKLELEFIDGKTISISKREIEQTFFKHPVAVDLINKIGIHKFIDLKQEFANKSISSYQFRNNPMVRQIVEDLPFSTGMILDILRRLSDETEDNFSANLQECKKTITESLNQSEIMYFPTYRRVEEDLKNLGYDEEQFHKEDNRLIHFGMTDVRKRFDEIENTIDKLLKEGFSKISGEILSQLVKGFTDTDTSILSRIDQKDIEIILARVGEQLSEADKNEIRNIVVNQEIKNDSLLYFLQKLIEIYEKQKPLDNFIKVYRDICNKYLIDKKIFYDESAIRIFVKSDLSGEEIQLSKLSSGEKQIISILSKIYLAEDKQRFIVLFDEPELSLSIIWQRQLLPDILNSNKCDFLLAVTHSPFIFDNELDRYAVGLNEYVKPAKTITTECHT; translated from the coding sequence CCTTTTGATAAAAATATTAAGATTTTGATTGGTGAAAATGGACTTGGCAAAACCCAAGTCTTAAATATGTTTTATTATACGCTTTGTAAAAAATTTGAAAAACTAATTGATTATTGCTTTGATAAGCTAGAGTTAGAGTTTATTGATGGCAAGACTATTTCAATCAGTAAAAGAGAAATTGAACAGACATTTTTCAAACATCCTGTGGCAGTAGACTTAATCAATAAAATTGGAATTCATAAATTTATTGACCTCAAACAAGAATTTGCTAATAAAAGCATTTCTAGTTATCAATTTAGAAATAACCCTATGGTAAGACAAATTGTAGAAGATCTCCCATTTTCAACGGGAATGATTTTAGACATTTTACGAAGATTATCTGATGAAACTGAAGACAATTTTTCTGCCAATTTACAAGAGTGCAAAAAAACAATCACAGAAAGCCTGAATCAAAGTGAAATTATGTATTTTCCTACTTATAGACGAGTTGAAGAAGATTTAAAAAATCTGGGTTATGATGAAGAACAGTTTCACAAAGAAGATAATAGATTAATTCATTTTGGAATGACAGATGTACGGAAACGGTTTGATGAAATTGAAAATACAATTGATAAGCTTTTAAAAGAAGGTTTTTCTAAAATCTCAGGAGAAATTTTAAGTCAATTAGTTAAGGGATTTACAGATACAGATACAAGCATTTTGAGCCGCATTGATCAAAAGGATATTGAAATTATTTTAGCAAGAGTAGGTGAGCAACTTTCAGAGGCAGATAAAAATGAAATCAGAAATATTGTGGTAAATCAAGAAATAAAAAATGACTCGCTATTATATTTTTTACAAAAGTTGATTGAAATCTATGAAAAACAGAAACCGTTAGATAACTTTATTAAAGTATATAGAGATATCTGTAATAAGTACCTAATTGACAAAAAAATATTTTATGATGAAAGTGCGATTAGAATTTTTGTCAAGTCAGACTTATCGGGTGAAGAAATACAATTAAGTAAACTCTCATCAGGTGAAAAGCAAATCATATCGATTCTTTCTAAAATTTACTTAGCTGAGGATAAACAAAGGTTTATCGTACTTTTTGATGAACCAGAATTATCATTAAGTATAATTTGGCAAAGGCAATTACTTCCTGATATACTCAACTCAAATAAGTGTGATTTTCTATTGGCTGTAACTCATTCACCTTTCATTTTTGATAATGAGTTAGATCGGTATGCTGTTGGCTTGAATGAATATGTTAAACCTGCAAAAACTATTACTACCGAATGTCATACATAG
- a CDS encoding metal ABC transporter permease: MINLLIEPLQYSFMQRSLMIAILVGIICAVVGSYLMVQRLALLGDAISHSVLPGLAIAFILNANIFVGAFIAGIVSTICMNIIRTYSRIKEDAAMGIVFSAFFALGITLITLVQKDNKIDLNHFLFGNILGVTAGDVRDTFIITIIILAVVMLIYKELLFYTFDPLGAEATGLPVNLLNLGLMGLIALTIVASLKAVGVILVLSLLITPAATAYLLVERLHLVMILGVIIGVISSISGMYLSYFYNLPSGPAIVLVTFGLFILAFLFSPTQGLLRIKQK, from the coding sequence ATGATCAATCTGTTAATTGAACCTTTACAATATAGTTTCATGCAGCGATCGCTGATGATTGCTATTTTAGTCGGAATTATTTGTGCGGTTGTCGGTAGTTATTTAATGGTGCAGCGATTAGCATTATTAGGAGATGCTATTAGTCATTCGGTTTTACCGGGATTAGCGATCGCTTTCATCCTTAACGCTAATATTTTTGTCGGGGCGTTTATTGCGGGAATTGTGAGTACAATTTGCATGAATATTATTAGAACCTATTCCCGAATCAAAGAAGATGCGGCGATGGGAATTGTATTTTCTGCCTTTTTTGCATTAGGAATAACCTTAATTACGTTAGTTCAAAAAGATAATAAAATTGACTTAAATCATTTTCTATTTGGCAATATTCTAGGCGTAACAGCAGGGGATGTTAGAGATACCTTTATTATTACTATTATTATTCTAGCAGTTGTTATGTTAATCTATAAAGAACTGCTATTTTATACCTTCGATCCCTTGGGTGCTGAAGCCACAGGTTTACCCGTCAATCTTCTTAATTTAGGATTAATGGGATTAATTGCCTTAACCATTGTTGCCAGTTTAAAAGCCGTCGGAGTCATCTTAGTATTATCCCTATTAATTACTCCCGCAGCCACAGCCTATTTATTAGTAGAACGTCTGCATCTAGTGATGATATTAGGCGTAATAATCGGAGTAATTTCTAGTATTAGCGGAATGTACCTCAGCTATTTTTATAATCTACCTTCAGGCCCAGCCATTGTATTAGTAACATTTGGGTTATTTATATTAGCATTTTTATTCAGTCCCACCCAAGGACTATTAAGAATAAAACAAAAGTAG
- a CDS encoding metal ABC transporter substrate-binding protein, whose protein sequence is MKNPSLMITKIARNPLSIRFLGILLGVILSGLSSCTQLTTENSVNGDQPKVVSTSTIIADLTEQIAGDEIDHQGILQPGADPHVYEPVPQDSIALEKADLILYNGYNLEPGLIKLIKAAGTQGKKVAVGEVVKPLDFQYQGQKQPDPHVWGTAKNAILMTNKIRDELIALSPEDQAIFTKNAAKLTEDLTQLDAWIQQQIATIPPNHRKLVTTHDAFQYYAQDYGLEVIGTLIGMSTEEQPSAKTVKTLANSIQKAGVPAIFAETTINPQLITTVAEESGVKLAPEQLYSDSIGSPGSAGETYIKMLVKNTKTIVEALGGKYTPFQLNQ, encoded by the coding sequence ATGAAAAATCCTAGCCTAATGATAACAAAAATTGCTCGAAACCCTCTTTCTATAAGATTTTTAGGTATTCTTCTGGGGGTAATCTTAAGCGGATTAAGTAGTTGTACTCAATTAACAACGGAGAATTCTGTTAACGGGGATCAACCGAAAGTAGTATCAACCAGTACGATTATTGCCGATTTAACAGAACAAATTGCCGGGGATGAAATTGACCATCAAGGGATCTTACAACCGGGTGCAGATCCTCATGTTTATGAACCTGTTCCTCAAGATAGTATTGCCTTGGAAAAAGCGGATTTAATTCTTTATAATGGTTATAATTTAGAACCGGGATTAATTAAGTTAATTAAAGCCGCAGGAACTCAAGGAAAAAAAGTGGCGGTGGGGGAAGTGGTTAAACCCTTAGATTTTCAATATCAAGGACAAAAGCAACCTGATCCTCATGTTTGGGGAACGGCTAAAAATGCAATTTTAATGACAAATAAAATTAGAGATGAGTTAATTGCTTTATCTCCTGAAGATCAGGCTATTTTTACAAAAAATGCGGCTAAATTGACTGAGGATTTAACTCAATTAGATGCTTGGATTCAACAACAAATTGCAACTATTCCTCCAAATCATCGCAAATTAGTCACAACCCATGATGCGTTTCAATATTATGCTCAAGACTATGGATTAGAGGTAATTGGAACCTTAATTGGGATGAGTACGGAGGAACAACCAAGTGCAAAAACCGTTAAAACCTTAGCAAATTCAATTCAAAAAGCGGGAGTTCCTGCTATTTTTGCTGAAACAACGATTAACCCTCAATTAATTACAACGGTTGCGGAAGAATCGGGGGTAAAATTAGCCCCGGAGCAATTATATTCTGATTCGATTGGTTCTCCAGGGAGTGCGGGAGAAACCTATATTAAAATGTTGGTTAAAAATACAAAAACTATTGTGGAAGCGTTAGGAGGAAAATACACGCCTTTTCAGCTAAATCAATAG
- a CDS encoding DUF4435 domain-containing protein has product MSYIDKLRKSRDKAQVAYQEFALHTKQGKDGLFCFFEGKDNAYYVPRIKQFVENYHPIRCGGRERVLQVYNLIKNHREYDQYKKAFFIDKDFNSALPNHNPPIFETPCYSIENLYVSVDVFKEILKNEFSLSEVSDDAYKVCLRLFIERQQEFHLAVKLLNAWYACLIAIRNTTGIQTGVDLDDKLPKGFIELTLDSVSSKYNLEKIQQTFPMATEVTQELLDQKLVDFSNCEQHKVFRGKYEMEFLLILIQLILQDSKASQKYLKQKIKFTFGEKISNEQAINTFSGYAETPESLIEYLKEVTRTRE; this is encoded by the coding sequence ATGTCATACATAGATAAACTTAGAAAAAGTCGTGATAAAGCCCAAGTTGCTTATCAAGAATTTGCCCTTCATACCAAACAAGGTAAAGATGGTTTATTTTGTTTTTTTGAAGGCAAAGACAATGCTTATTATGTTCCAAGAATCAAGCAGTTTGTAGAAAATTATCACCCAATTAGATGTGGTGGTAGAGAAAGAGTATTGCAGGTTTACAACCTGATTAAAAATCATAGGGAATATGATCAGTATAAAAAAGCCTTTTTCATAGATAAGGATTTTAATAGTGCTTTACCAAATCATAATCCGCCAATTTTTGAAACGCCGTGTTATTCTATTGAAAACCTATATGTTTCAGTAGATGTATTTAAGGAAATTCTGAAAAATGAATTTTCCTTATCAGAAGTGAGTGATGATGCTTATAAAGTTTGCTTAAGGCTTTTCATTGAAAGACAACAAGAGTTTCATTTGGCAGTTAAGCTGTTAAATGCTTGGTATGCTTGTTTGATAGCAATAAGAAATACAACAGGCATACAAACAGGTGTAGATTTAGACGATAAGTTACCCAAAGGCTTTATAGAGCTTACGTTAGATTCAGTTTCATCAAAGTATAATTTGGAAAAAATCCAACAGACTTTCCCAATGGCTACAGAGGTTACACAGGAATTGCTAGATCAAAAACTTGTTGATTTCTCAAACTGTGAACAACATAAAGTATTTAGAGGTAAGTATGAAATGGAATTTTTACTCATCCTTATTCAATTGATTTTACAGGATTCAAAGGCATCCCAAAAATATTTAAAACAGAAAATAAAGTTCACTTTTGGCGAAAAAATAAGTAACGAGCAAGCAATAAATACATTTTCAGGATATGCAGAGACACCTGAAAGTCTGATTGAATACTTGAAAGAAGTTACCCGAACAAGAGAATAA
- a CDS encoding CHASE2 domain-containing protein, protein MKQKQTVFRLHTSIGRFSEQWLKALRYLWLSPVLTVSVIALQSTGFLQLLDWATLDQFIRWRPLESPDPRIVIVTIDEPDLKKLGQWPIPDAILAKLIEKIKAQKPMAIGLDIYRNLPVQPGHQDLLKVFKTTPNLIGVEKVVEDQNRASIEPPPILKDQDQVGAADLVLDADGKIRRALLSIKPPDHPTVLNLGVKVALIYLEAQGITPEMTANQQVKLGKAEFTRFTENDGGYVRADDNGYQILLNYRGSQNDFLKISMTQVLSNETPPDFFKDKIVLIGPFAQSLNDLFFTPYTSNLFSINDRTPGVIIHANIASQIISSALDERTLIYVWSDRMEWFWVFVWSTVGSSLGWVYGGTRWTVYLLILASGSLIIISYGAFLSGWWLPLVSPLLALVSSGMVVTAYIANVERQDRKMVMTLFQRYVNPKIAETIWQNREDLLQKGQIMGQKMIATVLFTDIKGFSSIAERMEPSTLMTWLNEYMNAMANIVFEHDGVVDKFMGDAVMAVFGVPIPRNSPQEIAKDATAAVSCALAMGEKLRSLNQQWQQQNQPMISMRIGIATGIVVTGSLGSSQRMEYTTLGDSVNIAARLESYDKSFYSEGLCRILINEETHKQINDKFPTRYVGRVQLYGRQQLINIYQAIND, encoded by the coding sequence ATGAAACAAAAACAAACGGTCTTCAGACTTCATACTTCTATCGGGCGCTTTTCTGAGCAATGGCTGAAGGCATTGCGTTATTTATGGTTAAGTCCTGTGCTAACGGTTTCAGTCATTGCTCTGCAAAGTACAGGTTTTTTACAACTTTTAGATTGGGCAACTTTAGATCAATTTATTCGGTGGCGACCCCTTGAATCTCCCGATCCCCGAATTGTAATTGTTACCATTGACGAACCGGATTTAAAAAAGCTCGGACAATGGCCGATTCCTGATGCTATTTTAGCAAAATTAATTGAAAAAATCAAAGCCCAAAAACCGATGGCGATCGGGTTAGATATTTATCGAAATTTACCTGTACAACCAGGACATCAAGACTTACTCAAGGTGTTTAAAACCACTCCCAATTTAATCGGTGTAGAAAAAGTTGTTGAAGATCAAAATCGGGCTTCTATTGAACCGCCTCCGATCTTAAAAGATCAAGATCAAGTGGGGGCGGCGGATTTAGTTTTAGACGCGGATGGTAAAATTCGCCGGGCATTATTATCAATTAAACCCCCAGACCATCCTACTGTTCTGAATTTAGGGGTGAAAGTTGCTTTAATTTATTTAGAAGCTCAAGGAATTACCCCTGAAATGACAGCGAATCAGCAAGTAAAATTAGGAAAAGCTGAATTCACTCGCTTTACTGAAAATGATGGAGGTTATGTTCGTGCTGATGATAATGGCTATCAAATTTTATTAAATTACCGAGGTTCCCAGAATGATTTTCTAAAAATTTCGATGACACAAGTTTTAAGCAATGAAACTCCCCCCGATTTTTTTAAAGATAAAATTGTATTAATTGGCCCTTTTGCTCAAAGTTTAAATGATTTATTTTTTACCCCCTATACCAGTAATTTATTTAGTATTAATGATCGGACTCCAGGGGTGATTATTCATGCAAATATTGCTAGTCAAATTATTAGTAGTGCCTTGGATGAACGCACATTAATTTATGTTTGGTCAGATCGGATGGAATGGTTTTGGGTTTTTGTCTGGTCAACCGTAGGCAGTAGTTTAGGATGGGTTTATGGGGGAACCCGTTGGACAGTTTATTTGTTAATCTTAGCCAGTGGTAGTTTAATTATAATTTCCTATGGTGCTTTTTTAAGTGGATGGTGGTTGCCCTTAGTTTCACCCTTATTAGCATTAGTGAGTTCCGGGATGGTTGTAACAGCTTATATTGCCAATGTTGAACGTCAAGATCGGAAAATGGTGATGACTTTATTTCAACGCTATGTTAACCCCAAAATCGCGGAAACGATTTGGCAAAATCGAGAGGATTTGTTACAAAAAGGTCAAATCATGGGGCAGAAAATGATCGCCACTGTCTTATTTACTGATATTAAAGGATTTAGTAGTATTGCTGAACGGATGGAACCCTCTACGTTAATGACTTGGTTAAATGAATATATGAATGCAATGGCGAATATTGTGTTTGAACATGATGGTGTTGTAGATAAATTTATGGGGGATGCAGTGATGGCAGTTTTTGGGGTTCCTATTCCTAGAAATTCTCCTCAAGAAATTGCTAAAGATGCAACGGCGGCGGTTTCCTGTGCTTTAGCAATGGGGGAAAAATTGCGATCGCTAAATCAACAATGGCAACAACAAAATCAACCGATGATTTCAATGCGAATTGGGATTGCGACTGGAATTGTCGTCACCGGAAGTTTAGGCAGTTCTCAACGCATGGAATATACAACATTAGGTGATAGTGTTAATATTGCTGCTCGTTTAGAAAGTTATGATAAATCATTTTATAGTGAAGGACTTTGCCGCATCTTAATTAATGAAGAAACCCATAAACAAATTAACGATAAATTTCCCACTCGTTATGTCGGTCGTGTTCAATTATATGGTCGTCAACAATTAATTAATATTTATCAAGCTATTAATGATTAA
- a CDS encoding metal ABC transporter ATP-binding protein, protein MNTLKFPHPVNADLTIHHLSVNYRGVEALRDICLDIQPGRLTGIIGPNGAGKSTLMKAMLGLVNLETGSVVYNNKPLSQQRQRVAYVPQRSQIDWDYPATVWDVVIMGRVRKTGWLRPFSGVSRRIATQALERVGMVEYKNRPIGQLSGGQQQRVFLARSLAQEAEIFCFDEPFVGIDQKTEAVIFSLFRELATSGKIVIVINHDLGESIVNFDDLILLNQEVIATGNRQQVLKEDYLQQAYGGRVFFFAEKVA, encoded by the coding sequence ATGAACACCCTGAAATTCCCCCATCCTGTCAACGCGGATCTCACTATCCATCACCTTAGCGTCAATTATCGAGGGGTGGAAGCGTTGCGAGATATTTGTTTGGACATCCAACCGGGACGGCTAACGGGCATTATTGGCCCGAATGGAGCCGGAAAAAGTACCCTGATGAAGGCGATGTTGGGGTTAGTTAACCTAGAAACAGGTTCGGTGGTATATAACAACAAACCCCTGAGTCAGCAACGGCAACGGGTGGCCTATGTTCCGCAGCGATCGCAAATTGACTGGGACTATCCGGCAACGGTTTGGGACGTCGTGATCATGGGGAGAGTGCGGAAAACCGGGTGGTTGCGTCCCTTTTCCGGGGTCAGTCGTCGCATTGCAACTCAGGCGTTAGAACGGGTGGGAATGGTTGAGTATAAAAATCGCCCCATTGGTCAACTGTCGGGGGGTCAGCAACAGCGTGTTTTTTTAGCGAGATCTTTGGCACAGGAAGCAGAGATTTTTTGCTTTGATGAACCTTTTGTTGGCATTGATCAAAAAACAGAAGCGGTGATTTTTAGTTTATTTCGAGAGTTAGCCACATCAGGAAAAATTGTGATTGTGATTAATCATGATTTAGGGGAATCTATTGTTAATTTTGATGATTTAATTTTACTGAATCAAGAAGTGATTGCGACGGGAAATCGTCAACAGGTTTTAAAAGAAGATTATTTACAACAAGCCTATGGGGGTAGGGTATTTTTCTTTGCGGAAAAAGTGGCTTAA